The following proteins are encoded in a genomic region of Cellulomonas sp. ES6:
- the dapA gene encoding 4-hydroxy-tetrahydrodipicolinate synthase — MLPATPSRPFGAVLTAMVTPMRDDGSVDLDAAVSLATHLVDHGHDGLVLNGTTGESPTTHAPEKADLVRAVVDAVGDRAAVVAGAGSNDTLHAVRMAEQAAEAGADGLLVVSPYYSRPSQPGVVAHVTAVADSTPLPVMLYDVPGRTGVRLAQPTLDALAAHDRVVAVKDATGDVYAAAKAAARTGLAWYSGDDSLLLPFLAHGAAGIVSVVGHVAGPQLAAITAAHDAGDHARALEVFLSIAPAVDALNGQGFQAVAAKAAVWSLGLIPSRHLRLPNVAASDEDVQVVRAGLRAAGLADVLATTQ; from the coding sequence ATGCTCCCCGCCACCCCGTCGCGTCCGTTCGGCGCGGTGCTCACCGCCATGGTGACGCCCATGCGGGACGACGGCTCGGTCGACCTGGACGCCGCCGTCTCCCTCGCCACGCACCTCGTGGACCACGGGCACGACGGCCTGGTGCTCAACGGCACCACGGGCGAGTCGCCCACCACGCACGCGCCGGAGAAGGCCGACCTGGTGCGCGCCGTCGTCGACGCCGTCGGCGACCGCGCGGCCGTCGTGGCGGGCGCGGGCTCCAACGACACGCTCCACGCGGTGCGCATGGCGGAGCAGGCCGCGGAGGCGGGCGCCGACGGCCTGCTCGTGGTCAGCCCGTACTACTCGCGCCCGTCGCAGCCCGGCGTGGTCGCCCACGTCACCGCGGTCGCGGACTCCACGCCGCTGCCCGTGATGCTCTACGACGTCCCGGGCCGCACGGGCGTCCGCCTCGCGCAGCCGACGCTCGACGCGCTCGCCGCGCACGACCGGGTGGTCGCCGTGAAGGACGCGACCGGCGACGTGTACGCCGCCGCGAAGGCCGCCGCCCGGACGGGGCTCGCCTGGTACAGCGGCGACGACTCGCTGCTGCTGCCGTTCCTCGCGCACGGCGCCGCCGGCATCGTCTCGGTGGTCGGCCACGTGGCCGGCCCGCAGCTCGCCGCGATCACCGCGGCCCACGACGCCGGGGACCACGCTCGCGCGCTCGAGGTCTTCCTGTCGATCGCACCGGCGGTCGACGCGCTCAACGGACAGGGGTTCCAGGCGGTCGCGGCGAAGGCCGCCGTCTGGTCCCTCGGTCTCATCCCGTCCCGACACCTGCGGCTGCCCAACGTGGCCGCGTCGGACGAGGACGTCCAGGTCGTCCGCGCGGGACTGCGCGCCGCGGGCCTCGCCGACGTCCTCGCCACCACGCAGTGA
- a CDS encoding carbohydrate ABC transporter permease, which produces MSVLTTRRPVAEGDPRRTPAPGGPAAAPDAEPPAGGRPRPTPQGSRPGRRRRPPVAGYLTMVLATVVLGAPLVWMLLASVKSSGELYQVPLQWLPEAPSLENYAQAASTVPLGRLLANSIGITVVGAGLKVVLGLACAYALVFLDFPFKKVVFGLVIATLMIPPQVTIIPNYTLVASLGWLNTYQGILVPGLASAFGTFLFRQHFLTLPGSILEAAELDGAGHWRRLWRFVVPMSTPTIAAVTLVSVVTEWNDYLWPFLVIDRADRMTLPIGLTLLQNIDGMTNWGVLLAATTVVTLPILLVFLLLQRRLVAGLTAGAVTG; this is translated from the coding sequence ATGAGCGTCCTGACGACCCGCCGCCCCGTGGCCGAGGGCGACCCGCGCCGGACCCCCGCGCCCGGCGGACCGGCCGCCGCGCCGGACGCCGAGCCGCCGGCCGGCGGTCGGCCCCGCCCCACGCCCCAGGGGTCCCGGCCGGGCCGCCGCCGGCGTCCTCCGGTGGCGGGCTACCTGACGATGGTGCTGGCCACGGTGGTGCTCGGTGCCCCGCTGGTGTGGATGCTGCTCGCGAGCGTCAAGTCGTCGGGCGAGCTCTACCAGGTGCCGCTGCAGTGGCTGCCGGAGGCGCCGAGCCTCGAGAACTACGCGCAGGCGGCGAGCACCGTGCCGCTCGGCCGGCTGCTGGCGAACAGCATCGGGATCACCGTGGTCGGGGCGGGCCTCAAGGTCGTGCTCGGGCTGGCCTGCGCCTACGCCCTGGTGTTCCTCGACTTCCCGTTCAAGAAGGTCGTGTTCGGGCTCGTCATCGCGACCCTGATGATCCCGCCGCAGGTGACGATCATCCCGAACTACACCCTGGTGGCGAGCCTCGGCTGGCTGAACACCTACCAGGGCATCCTCGTGCCGGGCCTGGCGAGCGCGTTCGGCACGTTCCTGTTCCGTCAGCACTTCCTCACGCTCCCCGGGTCGATCCTCGAGGCCGCGGAGCTGGACGGCGCGGGGCACTGGCGGCGCCTGTGGCGGTTCGTCGTGCCGATGAGCACGCCGACCATCGCGGCCGTGACGCTCGTGTCCGTCGTCACCGAGTGGAACGACTACCTGTGGCCGTTCCTCGTGATCGACCGGGCCGACCGCATGACCCTGCCGATCGGCCTGACCCTGCTGCAGAACATCGACGGCATGACCAACTGGGGCGTGCTGCTGGCCGCCACCACCGTCGTGACGCTGCCGATCCTCCTCGTCTTCCTCCTCCTCCAGCGCCGGCTCGTCGCCGGCCTCACCGCGGGCGCCGTCACGGGCTGA
- a CDS encoding glycerophosphodiester phosphodiesterase family protein has product MTDASQDRTGVALAGGPGAGAPPVLASRPRVVAHRGNSAVAPQNTLAAFEAAWRAGADSIEIDIQRTADGHVVVIHDDTVDATTDGQGSVAELPLDALRALDAGSWFAAAYRGQRVPTFDEVLELLVRRPGIELLLELKGAWTTEQVRPVTAAIREAGLTGRVVGQSFWPESVAALAEADPALRRGLLVFEVPDGVDELVRVCTGLGVVTCNPYGPLLVQHPELVARLHAAGLQVMVWTLDEPEHWAVAAALGVDAVITDRPDRLAGWLAAHPS; this is encoded by the coding sequence GTGACCGACGCGTCGCAGGACCGGACCGGGGTCGCCCTCGCGGGCGGCCCCGGTGCCGGGGCGCCGCCGGTGCTGGCGTCGCGCCCGCGCGTGGTCGCCCACCGCGGCAACTCGGCGGTCGCCCCGCAGAACACCCTCGCGGCGTTCGAGGCGGCGTGGCGCGCCGGGGCGGACAGCATCGAGATCGACATCCAGCGCACCGCGGACGGCCACGTCGTGGTGATCCACGACGACACGGTGGACGCGACCACGGACGGGCAGGGGAGCGTGGCCGAGCTGCCGCTCGACGCGCTGCGCGCCCTCGACGCCGGCTCGTGGTTCGCCGCGGCCTACCGGGGCCAGCGGGTGCCGACGTTCGACGAGGTGCTGGAGCTGCTGGTGCGGCGGCCGGGCATCGAGCTGCTGCTGGAGCTCAAGGGCGCGTGGACGACCGAGCAGGTGCGCCCCGTCACCGCGGCGATCCGTGAGGCCGGGCTGACCGGGCGGGTGGTCGGGCAGAGCTTCTGGCCGGAGTCGGTGGCGGCGCTCGCGGAGGCCGACCCCGCGCTGCGCCGCGGCCTGCTGGTGTTCGAGGTGCCGGACGGCGTGGACGAGCTGGTGCGGGTCTGCACCGGCCTGGGCGTCGTGACCTGCAACCCGTACGGCCCGCTGCTGGTGCAGCACCCGGAGCTGGTCGCGCGGCTGCACGCGGCCGGGTTGCAGGTCATGGTGTGGACGCTCGACGAGCCCGAGCACTGGGCCGTCGCGGCGGCGCTGGGGGTCGACGCGGTGATCACCGACCGCCCCGACAGGCTGGCCGGCTGGCTGGCGGCGCACCCGTCCTGA
- a CDS encoding ABC transporter substrate-binding protein: MSHPRSLLRDRRVTVGLAAAVAGATLALTACGGPAVGAGSSGEASADSTDWSQVEPASEITWWSNHPGQSQAVEEQLIEAFEAENPDITVNLVTAGANYDEVAQRFQAASQTDEKPDLVIASDVWWFRYHLNDQIMPLDDVFEYLEADADDFQPGLYGDYEYDGQHWAAPYARSTPLFYYNKSMWEAAGLPDQGPETWEQLQEWSTALAEQVPDGGSPFGLSLGTSWSAWWFENMIWGQGGEYSDEFDVTLDSDEALAGGEFLRGLFHGDDAIATVSADDSMADFASGLIASTIGSTGSLKGALDAASFEVGTAYLPDGPAGGGTPTGGTGLAISSSSTPEEQLAAAMFLEFLTNTENTATFSQATGYMPVRTSAVESDTMKAVYDQFPQFRTAVDQLAEKARAQDYIRVFVPGADALLTDAIEQIVLEGTDPAEAFASVTPQIETAYRENVEPYL, encoded by the coding sequence GTGTCCCACCCCCGCAGCCTCCTGCGTGACCGCCGCGTCACCGTCGGACTGGCCGCTGCCGTCGCCGGCGCCACGCTCGCCCTGACCGCCTGCGGCGGCCCCGCCGTGGGCGCCGGCTCGTCCGGCGAGGCCTCGGCCGACTCGACCGACTGGTCGCAGGTCGAGCCGGCGTCCGAGATCACCTGGTGGTCGAACCACCCCGGCCAGTCGCAGGCCGTCGAGGAGCAGCTCATCGAGGCCTTCGAGGCCGAGAACCCGGACATCACGGTGAACCTCGTGACCGCCGGCGCCAACTACGACGAGGTCGCGCAGCGGTTCCAGGCCGCCTCGCAGACGGACGAGAAGCCGGACCTGGTCATCGCGTCCGACGTCTGGTGGTTCCGGTACCACCTGAACGACCAGATCATGCCGCTCGACGACGTCTTCGAGTACCTCGAGGCGGACGCCGACGACTTCCAGCCCGGCCTGTACGGCGACTACGAGTACGACGGGCAGCACTGGGCCGCGCCGTACGCCCGGTCGACGCCGCTGTTCTACTACAACAAGTCGATGTGGGAGGCCGCGGGGCTGCCGGACCAGGGCCCGGAGACGTGGGAGCAGCTCCAGGAGTGGAGCACCGCGCTGGCCGAGCAGGTGCCCGACGGCGGCTCGCCGTTCGGCCTGAGCCTGGGCACGTCGTGGTCGGCCTGGTGGTTCGAGAACATGATCTGGGGCCAGGGCGGCGAGTACTCCGACGAGTTCGACGTGACCCTCGACTCCGACGAGGCGCTCGCGGGCGGGGAGTTCCTGCGCGGCCTGTTCCACGGCGACGACGCGATCGCCACGGTCTCGGCGGACGACTCGATGGCGGACTTCGCGTCCGGCCTCATCGCGTCGACCATCGGCTCGACGGGCTCCCTCAAGGGCGCGCTCGACGCGGCGTCGTTCGAGGTGGGCACGGCCTACCTGCCCGACGGCCCGGCGGGCGGCGGCACGCCGACCGGCGGCACCGGCCTGGCGATCTCGTCCTCCAGCACCCCGGAGGAGCAGCTCGCCGCGGCGATGTTCCTGGAGTTCCTCACGAACACCGAGAACACCGCGACGTTCTCCCAGGCCACCGGCTACATGCCGGTGCGCACCTCGGCGGTCGAGTCCGACACCATGAAGGCCGTGTACGACCAGTTCCCGCAGTTCCGCACCGCCGTCGACCAGCTCGCCGAGAAGGCCCGCGCGCAGGACTACATCCGCGTGTTCGTGCCCGGCGCCGACGCGCTGCTCACCGACGCGATCGAGCAGATCGTGCTCGAGGGCACCGACCCGGCCGAGGCGTTCGCCTCGGTGACGCCGCAGATCGAGACGGCGTACCGCGAGAACGTGGAGCCGTACCTGTGA